One window from the genome of Streptomyces sp. NBC_00708 encodes:
- a CDS encoding SHOCT domain-containing protein, producing the protein MDDYPLLNLFWTMLWFFLWIMWLFLLFRVIMDIFRSHDLSGWAKAGWLILALVLPYLGVLIYVIARGKSMGKRDAQEAKERDAAFKAYIRDAAGTEGGNGPQGSHVDDLSRLADLKDRGAITEDEYQRAKSKLLV; encoded by the coding sequence ATGGACGACTATCCCCTGCTCAACCTGTTCTGGACGATGCTCTGGTTCTTCCTCTGGATCATGTGGCTCTTCCTGCTTTTCCGGGTCATCATGGACATCTTCCGCAGCCACGACCTCAGCGGCTGGGCCAAGGCCGGCTGGCTGATCCTGGCGCTGGTCCTGCCCTACCTGGGTGTGCTGATCTACGTGATCGCCCGCGGCAAGTCCATGGGCAAGCGCGACGCCCAGGAGGCGAAGGAGCGCGACGCCGCCTTCAAGGCGTACATCAGGGACGCGGCGGGCACAGAAGGCGGCAACGGCCCCCAGGGCAGTCACGTCGACGACCTCTCGCGGCTCGCCGATCTCAAGGACAGGGGCGCGATCACGGAGGACGAGTACCAGCGCGCGAAGTCGAAGCTCCTGGTCTGA
- the tsaD gene encoding tRNA (adenosine(37)-N6)-threonylcarbamoyltransferase complex transferase subunit TsaD codes for MVLGIESSCDETGAGIVSGGRLLAHVVASSMDEHARFGGVVPEIAARAHLQAFTPVVREALAQAGLGPRDLDAVAVTTGPGLSGALQVGLAGAKSLAYAAEVPLYGVHHLAGHVAADTLEHGPLPDPCMVLIVSGGHTSLLLVRDLVRDPILHLGDTVDDAAGECFDKAARVFGLPYPGGPAIDRAARDGDPCAVAFPRPLLGSKEDPYAFSFSGLKTAAARWAEQHRLRGEDIPLADGAASLQEAVADVLTHKALAACRQYDVRTLVVVGGVAANSRVRALAEERCAAAGVELRVPPLTLCTDNGAMIAAVGDLLVRAGADPAQLNVSIDPSAPLEYAALNPVAAR; via the coding sequence GTGGTGCTGGGCATCGAGTCGTCGTGCGACGAGACGGGCGCGGGGATCGTCTCGGGCGGCCGGCTGCTCGCGCACGTCGTGGCATCGAGCATGGACGAGCATGCCCGCTTCGGCGGCGTGGTGCCGGAGATCGCCGCCCGCGCGCACCTCCAGGCGTTCACCCCCGTCGTCCGCGAGGCCCTGGCGCAGGCGGGGCTCGGCCCGCGGGACCTCGACGCCGTCGCCGTGACCACCGGACCCGGCCTGTCCGGTGCCCTCCAGGTCGGCCTTGCCGGGGCGAAGTCCCTGGCCTACGCGGCGGAGGTACCGCTCTACGGAGTGCACCACCTGGCCGGGCACGTGGCCGCCGACACCCTGGAACACGGCCCGCTGCCCGACCCGTGCATGGTCCTCATCGTCTCCGGCGGCCACACCTCGCTGCTGCTGGTACGCGACCTGGTGCGCGATCCGATCCTGCACCTGGGCGACACCGTGGACGACGCGGCGGGCGAGTGCTTCGACAAGGCCGCCCGCGTCTTCGGGCTCCCCTATCCGGGCGGACCAGCCATCGACCGGGCCGCCCGTGACGGCGATCCCTGCGCCGTCGCCTTCCCCCGGCCGCTGCTGGGTTCGAAGGAGGACCCGTACGCGTTCTCCTTCTCCGGGCTGAAGACGGCCGCCGCCCGCTGGGCCGAGCAGCACCGCCTGCGCGGCGAGGACATCCCGCTGGCCGACGGCGCCGCCTCGCTCCAGGAGGCCGTCGCGGATGTCCTGACGCACAAGGCGCTGGCCGCCTGCCGCCAGTACGACGTCCGCACCCTGGTCGTGGTCGGCGGCGTCGCGGCGAACTCGCGGGTCAGGGCCCTGGCCGAGGAGCGGTGCGCCGCTGCGGGAGTCGAGCTGCGGGTGCCGCCGCTGACGCTGTGCACCGACAACGGGGCGATGATCGCCGCCGTCGGCGACCTGTTGGTGCGGGCGGGTGCCGACCCGGCTCAGCTGAACGTGTCCATCGACCCGTCGGCACCGCTGGAGTACGCCGCGCTGAACCCGGTCGCGGCCCGCTGA